Proteins encoded within one genomic window of Candidatus Eisenbacteria bacterium:
- a CDS encoding ATP-binding cassette domain-containing protein has product MSFVAFDDVGARSPSGATILEGFSLEVREGESMALIGPSGSGKTTALKLVNALRLPSAGAVRVAGRTTTEWDPIALRRGTGYVIQEVGLFPHMTVAENVALGPVLAGWEDARIDARCEEMLELVGLPRAEYGLRYPHELSGGQRQRVGVARALAADPPLVLLDEPFGALDPVTRWALQGEFHALQRRLRKTALFVTHDLREATRVADRVAVVDRGRVVVCLGAAEVGASDLPVLRALKEASGL; this is encoded by the coding sequence GTGAGCTTCGTCGCCTTCGACGACGTCGGGGCGCGGTCGCCGAGCGGCGCCACGATCCTCGAGGGCTTCTCGCTCGAGGTACGCGAGGGCGAGTCGATGGCGCTCATCGGCCCGAGCGGCAGCGGCAAGACGACGGCGCTGAAGCTCGTGAACGCGCTCCGCCTGCCGAGCGCAGGCGCCGTGCGCGTCGCCGGGCGCACGACGACCGAATGGGATCCGATCGCGCTCCGTCGCGGGACCGGCTACGTCATCCAGGAGGTCGGGCTCTTTCCGCACATGACCGTGGCGGAGAACGTCGCCCTCGGCCCGGTCCTGGCCGGCTGGGAGGACGCCCGCATCGACGCGCGCTGCGAGGAGATGCTGGAGCTGGTCGGGCTGCCGCGCGCGGAGTACGGCCTTCGCTACCCGCACGAGCTCTCGGGCGGCCAGCGCCAGCGCGTCGGCGTCGCACGCGCGCTCGCGGCCGACCCACCTCTCGTCCTCCTCGACGAGCCCTTCGGCGCCCTCGACCCGGTGACGCGTTGGGCGCTGCAGGGCGAGTTCCACGCCCTGCAGCGGCGCCTGCGCAAGACGGCGCTCTTCGTGACGCACGATCTCCGCGAGGCCACGCGGGTGGCGGATCGCGTCGCGGTCGTCGACCGCGGGCGCGTGGTCGTCTGCCTCGGCGCGGCCGAGGTCGGCGCGAGCGATCTGCCGGTGCTCCGCGCGCTGAAGGAGGCGAGCGGCCTATGA